Proteins co-encoded in one Sebastes fasciatus isolate fSebFas1 chromosome 11, fSebFas1.pri, whole genome shotgun sequence genomic window:
- the prmt5 gene encoding protein arginine N-methyltransferase 5 — MASGSTGSRVSCGRDLNCVPEVADTLAAVAKLGFDFLCMPLFHSRFRREFELEPAKSRSGAHTRSDLLLCGRDWNTLIVGKLSPWIDADSEIEIERRNSESALAQELNFSAYLGLPVFMIPLKGPHCANLARLLLNHIHTGHHTSNFWIRVPLMASEDMREDLIENEPSTSVDDSVDEKTWSWWHSFRTLCDYNKRICLAIEVAADMPSDTVIDKWLGEPIKAAILPTNIFLTNKKGFPVLSKAHQRIIFSLFKLEAQFIFTGTSRHTEKDFRSYLQYLEYLNQNRPAPNAYELFAKGYEDYLQSPLQPLMDNLESQTYEVFEKDPIKYSQYQQAVYKCLLDRVPEEQKDTNVQVLMVLGAGRGPLVNASLRAARQADRKLKVYAVEKNPNAVITLENWRFEEWGDQVTVVSCDMRDWAAPEKADIIVSELLGSFGDNELSPECLDGAQHFLKDGGVSIPCSYTSFLAPLSSSKLYNEVRGCRERDKDPECHFETPYVVRLHNFHQLAEPKPCFTFRHPTKDMNNNRYQCLRFPVGCNTVLHGFAGYFETTLYKDVTLSIKPDTHSPGMFSWFPILFPLKQPIAISRDEDVTVRFWRCNNGKKVWYEWAVTEPSCSAIHNPSGRSYTIGL; from the exons ATGGCGTCTGGCAGTACTGGGAGCAGGGTGTCCTGCGGGAGAGACTTGAATTGTGTGCCGGAGGTAGCAGACACGTTAGCTGCGGTCGCCAAACTCGG GTTTGACTTCCTGTGCATGCCTCTGTTCCACTCGAGGTTCAGGAGAGAGTTTGAGTTGGAGCCCGCTAAATCCAGATCAGGTGCTCATACCCGGTCAGACCTGCTGCTGTGTGGAAGAG ATTGGAATACTCTCATTGTTGGGAAGCTCTCACCATGGATCGACGCCGATTCAGAAATCGAGATCGAACGCAGAAACTCAGAGTCT GCTCTGGCACAGGAGTTAAATTTCTCAGCCTACCTGGGTCTGCCCGTCTTCATGATCCCCCTGAAGGGCCCTCACTGTGCCAACTTAGCCCGTCTGCTGCTAAACCACATCCACACTGGACACCACACCTCAAAT TTCTGGATACGTGTCCCGCTGATGGCATCGGAGGACATGCGGGAAGACCTGATTGAGAACGAACCGAGCACTAGCGTCGATGACAGTGTTGATGAGAAGACCTGGAGCTG GTGGCACTCATTTAGAACCCTTTGTGATTACAACAAGAGGATCTGTCTCG CTATTGAAGTTGCAGCAGACATGCCGTCAGACACTGTGATCGATAAGTGGCTCGGGGAGCCCATCAAAGCAGCCATACTGCCCACCAACATCTTCCTAACTAATAAGAAGGGCTTCCCTGTTCTGTCAAAAGCCCATCAGCGAATAATCTTCAGTCTTTTCAAG TTGGAGGCCCAGTTCATCTTCACAGGCACCAGTCGCCACACTGAGAAGGACTTCCGGTCCTACCTGCAGTACCTGGAATACCTCAACCAGAACCGGCCCGCACCCAACGCTTACGAGCTCTTTGCCAAAGGCTATGAAGACTACCTGCAGTCTCCCCTCCAG CCACTCATGGACAACCTGGAGTCTCAGACCTATGAAGTGTTTGAGAAGGATCCTATTAAATATTCCCAGTACCAACAG GCTGTATATAAATGTCTACTTGACAGAGTTCCAGAAGAGCAGAAAGACACAAATGTTCA ggtgttgatggtgttgggAGCAGGTCGGGGTCCCCTGGTCAACGCGTCCCTGCGTGCTgccagacaggcagacaggaagCTGAAGGTGTACGCTGTGGAGAAAAATCCCAATGCTGTAATCAC GCTGGAGAACTGGCGCTTTGAGGAGTGGGGTGATCAGGTGACAGTGGTGTCATGTGACATGAGGGATTGGGCAGCACCCGAGAAAGCCGACATCATCGTCAGCGAGCTGCTGGGATCGTTTGGTGACAACGAGCTTTCCCCTGAGTGCTTGGATGGAGCGCAGCACTTTCTCAAAG ATGGCGGAGTGAGCATCCCCTGTTCCTACACGTCCTTCCTGGCTCCCCTGTCCTCCTCCAAGCTGTACAACGAAGTGCGGGGATGCCGGGAACGCGACAAGGACCCAGAGTGCCATTTCGAGACGCCCTACGTGGTGCGCCTGCATAACTTCCACCAGTTGGCCGAGCCCAAGCCGTGCTTCACCTTCAGACACCCCACAAAAG ATATGAACAATAACCGGTATCAGTGCCTCAGATTCCCAGTGGGCTGCAACACCGTGCTCCACGGTTTTGCTGGCTACTTTGAGACCACGCTGTACAAAGATGTCACACTCA gTATAAAACCGGACACACATTCACCTGGAATGTTCTCCTGGTTCCCGATCCTCTTCCCACTCAAA CAACCCATCGCCATATCCCGGGACGAGGACGTCACAGTGCGATTCTGGCGCTGCAACAACGGGAAGAAGGTGTGGTACGAATGGGCCGTGACCGAGCCCTCCTGCTCCGCCATCCACAATCCATCAGGACGCTCCTACACCATCGGCCTGTGA
- the psmb11a gene encoding proteasome subunit beta type-11a encodes MALEDICGFRDTPVHHKWFPASHFEDTVTSFHTTDDYNFGLRRLKKSGTNSGTPLQFFIPTLPTSASFNRRHPIPFSPANRSVAARRPFPLSHGTTTLSFIFQGGVIAAADTRASAGGLVACPSVDKITPLHSHLVCTSSGSGADCMLWERILIREIRLYQLRHRRRLSIRGTAKLLSFMLHPFKGTEVCVALTLCGWDKEAGNTDCAKSGPKLIYVCSDGARLQGDVFSVGSGSPYAYGVLDRELRWSLSKEEAISLAREAVFRATHRDAYSGNNVDLFHITEQGWSRRKREDLKEEYYREMERRAKMVEERKRVTELDASG; translated from the exons ATGGCTTTGGAAGATATTTGTGGCTTCAGAGACACTCCCGTGCATCACAAGTGGTTTCCTGCCTCTCATTTCGAAGATACAGTCACATCTTTTCATACGACTGACGATTACAATTTTGGATTAAGGAGACTAAAGAAATCTGGGACAAATAGTGGGACCCCGCTGCAATTCTTCATACCAACTTTGCCGACCTCTGCCTCTTTCAACCGCAGACATCCAATCCCTTTTTCCCCAGCCAACCGCTCAGTGGCGGCCCGCAGGCCTTTCCCTCTAAGTCATGGAACGACGACCTTGAGTTTCATCTTCCAAGGTGGGGTCATTGCAGCTGCAGACACACGTGCCAGTGCTGGGGGACTTGTTGCCTGTCCATCTGTTGACAAGATTACCCCTCTTCACTCCCATTTGGTCTGCACCTCCTCTGGGAGCGGTGCAGACTGCATGCTGTGGGAGCGAATCCTGATCAGAGAGATCAGACTCTACCAACTGCGGCACAGACGTCGCCTGTCAATACGTGGCACTGCCAAGCTCCTCTCATTTATGCTGCacccctttaaagggactgaagtgtgtgtggctCTTACGCTGTGCGGCTGGGATAAGGAAGCCGGTAACACTGACTGTGCAAAGAG TGGCCCAAAGCTGATATATGTGTGCAGCGATGGAGCCCGACTGCAGGGGGACGTCTTTTCTGTGGGGTCAGGCTCTCCTTATGCTTATGGAGTCCTGGATAGAGAGCTGAGGTGGAGCCTGAGTAAAGAAGAGGCCATCTCCTTGGCAAGAGAAGCAGTGTTCAGAGCCACTCACCGGGACGCCTACTCAGGAAACAATGTGGACCTCTTCCACATCACAGAGCAGGGATGGAGccgaagaaagagagaggaccTGAAAGAGGAATATTACAGAGAAATGGAGAGGAGGGCGAAGATGgtggaggaaagaaaaagagtgACTGAATTAGATGCTTCAGGATGA